One region of Citrus sinensis cultivar Valencia sweet orange chromosome 6, DVS_A1.0, whole genome shotgun sequence genomic DNA includes:
- the LOC102607961 gene encoding paired amphipathic helix protein Sin3-like 2 isoform X2: MKRIRDDVYGGSQFKRPLTTAPPRGESYGLSPQLPGTGAGGGGGAGGGGGAGAGGGSGVGGGMTAGMGTSQKLTTSDALTYLKEVKDMFQDQREKYDMFLEVMKDFKAQRTDTAGVIARVKDLFKGHNNLIFGFNTFLPKGYEITLDEDEAPPKKTVEFEEAITFVNKIKKRFHNDEHVYKSFLEILNMYRKEHKDINEVYSEVASLFEDHADLLEEFTRFLPDTSATSLSHNIPFVRNSTQRGNERSAGIPPLRQMQMDKHRRRDRIATSHADRDLSVDRPEMDDEKLMIKMQKEQRRRAEKENRDRRNRDQDDREIDHDNNRDFNLQRFPDKKKSIKKVEGFGANSSFASYDDKDALKITVAGIYNQGFIFCDKVKEKLCSDDYQAFLKCLHIYSNGIIKRNDLQNLVTDLLGKYMDLMDEFNHFFERCENIDGFLAGVMSKKSLCNDGHVSRSVKIEDKDREHKREMEVTKEKDRYKEKYYAKSIQELDLSNCQRCTPSYRLLPDDYPIPSASQRSELGAQVLNDHWVSVTSGSEDYSFKHMRRNQYEESLFRCEDDRFELDMLLESVSSTAKRAEELLNSINENKITLETPFHLKDHFSALNLRCIERLYGDHGLDVMDILRKNPAIALPVMLTRLKQKQEEWTKCRSDFNKVWAEIYAKNHYKSLDHRSFYFKQQDSKNLSTKSLVAEIKQFKENKQTEDDVLFVIAAGHRQPVIPHLEYGYSDSNIHEDLYKLVQYSCEEMCSTKDQLNKAMKLWTTFLEPMLSVPPRPSDVEGAEDAGKARHSGKNNSASSMVESDGSPGPDGTVNSRQPISSGNGDENTSTELNNLCRTALSNGDTITKENVPDSDRVYRDDLSCSALQLEKEQKNVDISDKRSGIIIQVAVGERVANSDASPAIGAENSHGRTGSEMMSGYGAASLRPCDAAKDDLKHEANVNPVPPSEGCDLAKPTLLENGALRDGAKGINYHEKLVGPTKIEKEEGELSPNGDFEEDNFGVYGDAAVKTLPKAKHGVESRQYQSKNEKGLQHQVVGGENDADADDEDSGNASVAGDDASGSESAGDEYSREEHEEEEDVERDDVDGKAESEGEADGMAYQHFVGGDCMSLPMSERFLLSVKPLAKFVPATSVEERKDCRVFYGNDDFYVLFRLHQTLYERIQWAKMNTTGAEMKRRTSKEASCSDLYARFMTALHNLLDGSIDNAKFEDECRAIIGNQSYVLFTLDKLLYRLCKQLQTVAADEMDNKLIQLYEYEESRKPGKQIDSVYYENARVLLHEENIYRIQLSSSPSRLSIQLMDNVIEKPEAFAVTMDPNFAAYLLNDFLSAFLGKKEPHAVVLRRNKRRFEGLDELSAACMAMEGVQLVNGLECRIACNSYKITYVLDTEDVFYRRKRRRTYRARSSHYNQARVLRFHRFLSAS; the protein is encoded by the exons ATGAAACGAATAAGAGACGATGTGTATGGTGGCTCACAATTTAAAAGGCCTTTAACGACTGCTCCTCCTCGCGGTGAATC CTATGGGCTGTCCCCTCAACTGCCAGGCACAGGAGCAGGTGGAGGCGGAGGTGCaggtggaggtggaggtgcAGGCGCTGGCGGAGGCAGTGGGGTAGGAGGTGGAATGACGGCTGGAATGGGTACCTCGCAGAAACTGACAACGAGCGATGCCTTAACTTATCTCAAGGAGGTAAAGGACATGTTTCAAGACCAAAGGGAAAAATATGACATGTTCCTAGAAGTCATGAAAGATTTCAAGGCTCAGAG AACCGATACTGCGGGTGTCATTGCAAGGGTGAAGGACTTATTTAAAGGacataataatttgatttttggatTCAATACCTTCTTGCCAAAGGGTTATGAAATAACACTTGATGAGGATGAGGCTCCTCCAAAGAAAACGGTTGAATTTGAAGAAGCAATTACTTTCGTAAATAAGATAAAG AAACGTTTCCACAATGATGAACATGTCTATAAATCAttccttgaaattttgaatatgtATAGGAAGGAGCACAAGGATATTAATGAGGTCTACAGTGAG gtTGCCTCTCTTTTTGAGGACCATGCAGATCTTCTCGAGGAATTCACTAGATTCTTACCTGACACTTCAGCAACATCTTTATCTCACAATATTCCATTTGTCCGAAATTCAACACAACGGGGCAATGAGCGAAGTGCTGGTATACCACCATTGAGGCAAATGCAAATGGACAAG CATCGTCGGCGAGATAGGATTGCTACTTCCCATGCTGATCGTGATCTTAGTGTTGATCGTCCTGAGATGGATGATGAgaaattgatgataaaaatGCAGAAGGAGCAGAGGAGACGTgcagaaaaggaaaataggGATAGGAGAAATCGTGATCAAGATGATAGAGAAATTGATCACGATAATAATAGGGACTTCAACTTGCAGCGTTTTCCTGACAAAAAGAAGTCTATCAAGAAAGTTGAAGGTTTTGGAGCAAATTCTAGCTTTGCTTCTTATGATGACAAGGATGCCTTGAAGA TTACTGTGGCAGGCATTTACAACCAAGGGTTCATCTTCTGCGACAAAGTTAAGGAGAAGTTATGTTCAGATGACTACCAGGCATTCTTGAAGTGTCTTCATATTTATAGCAATGGAATAATTAAAAGGAACGATTTACAAAATTTG gtTACTGATTTACTTGGAAAGTATATGGATCTTATGGATGAGTTCAATCATTTCTTTGAGCGTTGTGAGAATATTG ACGGGTTCCTCGCTGGTGTTATGAGTAAAA AATCACTATGCAATGACGGGCATGTATCCAGATCTGTGAAGATAGAGGACAAAGATAGAGAACATAAGCGTGAAATGGAAGTAACTAAAGAAAAGGACCGATACAAGGAGAAGTATTATGCAAAATCCATTCAAGAGCTTGATCTTTCTAACTGTCAACGTTGCACGCCCAGCTATCGGCTTCTTCCAGATGAC TATCCAATACCTTCAGCTAGCCAGAGATCGGAACTTGGTGCTCAAGTTCTGAATGATCACTGGGTTTCTGTGACTTCTGGAAGCGAGGACTACTCTTTTAAACATATGCGTAGAAATCAGTATGAAGAAAGCTTGTTCAGATGTGAAGATGATAG GTTTGAGCTGGACATGTTGTTAGAATCTGTGAGCTCAACTGCTAAACGTGCAGAGGAATTGCTGAATAGcatcaatgaaaataaaatcactctgGAGACCCCCTTCCATCTTAAAGATCACTTTAGtg CTTTAAATTTAAGGTGCATTGAGCGTTTGTATGGTGATCATGGTCTTGATGTCATGGACATATTGCGTAAAAATCCAGCAATTGCACTGCCAGTTATGTTGACTCGTTTGAAGCAAAAACAGGAAGAGTGGACGAAGTGCCGATCAGATTTTAACAAGGTTTGGGCTGAAATATATGCTAAAAACCATTACAAATCACTTGATCATCGCAGCTTCTACTTTAAGCAACAAGATTCGAAGAACTTGAGCACAAAAT CTTTGGTGGCTGAAATTAAGCAGTTCAAAGAGAATAAACAGACAGAGGATGATGTGCTTTTTGTTATTGCTGCTGGTCACAGACAACCCGTAATTCCTCACCTGGAATATGGGTACTCTGATAGCAACATTCATGAAGATTTGTATAAACTTGTTCAGTATTCTTGTGAAGAGATGTGCTCGACCAAAGATCAACTGAATAAAGCTATGAAGCTATGGACTACCTTCTTGGAGCCAATGCTGAGTGTTCCTCCTCGACCTAGTGACGTAGAGGGTGCTGAAGATGCGGGAAAAGCTAGGCATTCTGGGAAAAATAACAGTGCATCAAGCATGGTGGAAAGTGATGGAAGTCCTGGGCCTGATGGCACCGTAAATTCTAGACAGCCAATATCTTCTGGAAATGGAGATGAAAATACTTCAacagaattaaataatttatgccGGACTGCTTTGTCCAATGGGGATACgataactaaagaaaatgttcCGGACTCAGATCGTGTCTACAGAGATGATTTGTCCTGTAGTGCTCTTCAGCTAGAAAAAGAGCAGAAAAATGTAGATATTTCTGATAAAAGGTCTGGAATTATCATACAAGTTGCAGTGGGTGAGCGAGTAGCAAATTCCGATGCTTCGCCTGCAATTGGTGCAGAAAACAGTCATGGCAGAACTGGCTCTGAAATGATGTCAG GGTATGGTGCAGCTTCTTTGAGACCTTGTGACGCCGCTAAAGATGACCTTAAACACGAAGCTAATGTCAATCCAGTCCCTCCATCAGAG GGCTGTGATCTAGCAAAACCGACTTTATTGGAAAATGGAGCTTTGAGAGATGGTGCTAAAGGCATTAATTATCATGAAAAATTAGTTGGGcccaccaaaattgaaaaagaagagggTGAGTTATCGCCCAATGGTGATTTTGAGGAGGATAATTTTGGTGTCTATGGAGATGCTGCTGTGAAGACCTTGCCTAAGGCAAAGCATGGTGTTGAAAGCAGGCAATATCAgtctaaaaatgaaaaaggattACAACATCAGGTTGTTGGAGGAGAAAATGATGCAGATGCTGATGATGAGGACAGTGGAAATGCTTCTGTGGCTGGTGATGATGCCTCAGGAAGTGAGTCTGCAGGTGATGAGTACTCCCGCGAGGAGCATGAAGAGGAGGAAGATGTAGAACGAGATGATGTTGACGGCAAGGCTGAGAGTGAAGGCGAAGCAGATGGAATGGCTTATCAACACTTTGTGGGTGGAGATTGCATGTCATTGCCTATGTCTGAACGTTTTCTTTTGTCTGTCAAGCCTCTTGCAAAGTTTGTGCCTGCAACCTCAGttgaagaaaggaaagatTGTAGGGTATTTTATGGAAATGACGACTTTTATGTGCTTTTCAGGCTTCATCAA ACTCTATATGAAAGAATTCAATGGGCAAAAATGAATACAACAGGTGCTGAAATGAAACGGAGAACTTCTAAGGAGGCCAGTTGCTCAGATCTCTATGCCAG ATTTATGACTGCACTACACAATTTGCTTGACGGATCGATTGACAATGCGAAGTTTGAGGATGAGTGCCGAGCTATTATAGGAAATCAGTCATATGTGTTGTTTACCTTGGACAAGTTACTATATAGATTATGTAAACAG CTTCAAACTGTTGCTGCTGATGAGATGGATAACAAGCTTATTCAGTTATACGAGTATGAAGAATCCCGGAAACCTGGGAAGCAGATTGATTCAGTTTATTATGAGAATGCCCGTGTACTCCTCCATGAAGAGAATATATATCGAATACAACTC TCATCTTCCCCATCTCGTCTATCCATCCAGCTTATGGATAATGTGATTGAAAAGCCAGAGGCATTTGCGGTTACCATGGATCCTAATTTTGCAGCTTATCTCCTCAATGATTTTCTGTCTGCCTTTCTTGGCAAAAAGGAGCCACATGCCGTTGTTCTTCGGAG AAACAAGCGTAGATTTGAAGGCCTAGATGAACTTTCTGCTGCATGCATGGCCATGGAAGGTGTTCAATTGGTTAATGGTCTTGAGTGCAGGATAGCCTGCAACTCGTACAAG ATCACTTATGTTCTAGACACTGAAGATGTCTTCTATCGgcgaaaaagaagaagaacataCCGGGCAAGATCTTCACATTATAATCAGGCAAGAGTACTGCGGTTTCACAGATTCTTGTCAGCCTCGTAA